Proteins from a single region of Pseudopedobacter saltans DSM 12145:
- a CDS encoding helix-turn-helix domain-containing protein, whose amino-acid sequence MNYSAETLKELLVNQVLQHFAQLHPLNEALQKEVHEYAYILTLKSGEVLLEQGDYCNTLYMVCQGLLICESSRNGKTITTWFSKPGDCATSVSGLYGMAPSAERMYAYTETILVAIDVKYMQRWYELYPESNIIMRKMFERHFQGAQNRASVVRMGTAKEKYQYYKNSQPDYVAAAPVAVVASYLGMKTSTLENIIKEEERQLQKDASIEEEYRQLLQYLETDKLYLQNSLTLKGFALILGKSTHRLSELINKKSGKNFNDFINSYRIAYIQERLKNKEEWQHLTLEALGMEAGFKSRSSFFAVFKKHLRISPSVYMTQKEEGVFSS is encoded by the coding sequence ATGAATTATTCAGCAGAAACGTTAAAAGAATTACTTGTGAATCAAGTATTGCAACATTTTGCACAGTTGCATCCCTTAAACGAGGCATTACAAAAAGAAGTACATGAATATGCCTATATATTGACGCTAAAAAGTGGCGAGGTACTGTTAGAACAGGGGGATTATTGCAATACCCTTTATATGGTATGTCAGGGTTTGCTGATATGTGAAAGCAGCAGAAATGGTAAGACGATAACCACATGGTTCAGTAAACCTGGAGATTGTGCTACATCTGTTTCGGGGCTTTATGGCATGGCTCCATCTGCAGAACGTATGTATGCTTATACCGAAACAATCCTGGTTGCTATAGATGTGAAATATATGCAGCGTTGGTACGAGCTATACCCCGAGAGCAATATTATTATGCGAAAGATGTTTGAACGCCATTTTCAGGGAGCACAGAATAGGGCAAGTGTGGTAAGGATGGGGACTGCTAAGGAGAAATATCAGTATTACAAAAATTCACAGCCAGACTATGTGGCGGCCGCTCCTGTAGCGGTAGTGGCTTCTTATTTGGGTATGAAAACATCAACATTAGAAAATATCATCAAAGAAGAAGAAAGGCAGCTTCAGAAAGATGCCAGTATAGAAGAAGAGTATAGACAACTACTACAATATCTGGAAACAGATAAATTATATCTTCAAAATTCGTTGACCTTGAAAGGATTCGCTCTTATTTTAGGGAAATCGACACATCGTTTATCAGAACTCATAAATAAAAAAAGCGGTAAGAATTTCAATGACTTTATCAATAGTTATCGGATAGCCTACATTCAGGAACGTTTAAAGAACAAAGAAGAATGGCAACATCTTACACTGGAAGCTTTGGGAATGGAAGCTGGATTTAAATCGAGGAGTTCTTTTTTCGCAGTATTTAAGAAACATTTGAGGATAAGTCCTTCTGTATATATGACCCAAAAAGAGGAAGGTGTCTTTAGTTCTTGA
- a CDS encoding PorP/SprF family type IX secretion system membrane protein, whose translation MKRYIPIILLLTAIGGGTAKAQLNPLKSQYFQNEYLVNPAMAGNHGRPEVFVNYSNQWNKIDGAPVLGSISASMPINDKASFGANIISDKSGLIRKTQAMGSFSYKVPFAEDHALRFGVSLSWSQDRLDYGLATSSGINDTELAGYNNRENYLDGNLGITYQYRKLEAQFSYLNLNQKRYSDISTVDYATFYSSLSYKIRFDDSFGVKPMLSYRGIKNYENQWDVAAEWNADQLRFYTMYHSNRSITGGMGYLDRSGLFVSALYNSEPNTIRGFSGGIFDVVVGYRFGSRK comes from the coding sequence ATGAAAAGATACATACCCATAATATTATTACTGACAGCTATAGGAGGGGGTACGGCAAAAGCACAGTTGAACCCCTTAAAAAGTCAGTACTTCCAGAATGAATACCTGGTAAACCCAGCAATGGCAGGCAATCATGGCAGACCAGAGGTGTTTGTGAACTATTCCAACCAGTGGAACAAGATAGATGGGGCGCCGGTACTGGGATCAATATCAGCGAGCATGCCTATTAATGACAAAGCTTCATTTGGGGCGAATATCATCAGCGACAAGTCGGGGCTGATCCGCAAGACACAGGCAATGGGGAGCTTTTCCTATAAGGTACCTTTTGCAGAAGATCACGCGTTACGCTTTGGCGTATCATTAAGCTGGTCCCAGGACAGGTTGGACTATGGGCTTGCTACATCCAGCGGTATCAACGATACAGAATTGGCTGGCTATAACAACCGGGAAAACTACCTGGATGGGAACCTGGGTATAACCTATCAGTACAGGAAACTGGAGGCACAGTTCAGCTACCTGAACCTGAACCAGAAGCGTTACAGCGATATATCAACAGTGGATTATGCTACATTCTACAGTTCATTGAGCTATAAGATCAGGTTTGACGATAGCTTTGGGGTAAAGCCCATGCTGTCCTATCGAGGGATAAAGAACTATGAAAACCAGTGGGATGTTGCAGCGGAATGGAACGCGGATCAGTTACGTTTCTACACCATGTACCATAGCAACAGGAGCATTACAGGCGGGATGGGTTATCTGGACAGAAGTGGACTGTTTGTTTCTGCGCTTTACAATTCCGAACCCAATACGATAAGAGGTTTCAGCGGTGGTATCTTTGATGTTGTGGTAGGATATAGGTTCGGGAGTAGGAAGTAG
- a CDS encoding YDG domain-containing protein, translated as MLKNLKIKFRLLIGILLLLFQVNSSFGQSFTESFDDISTLAGNGWVIQNNSSPVGSLSWFQGTATTATPTPGPFNSYNGAANAYISANFNSTGSTGTISNWLITPNRTLRNGDVFTFYTRKPTIGGGQTDYPDRLEVRMSTNGASTNAGANAAQTGDFSTLLLSVNPTLVANVYPQVWTQYTITISGLPAPTSGRIAFRYFVTGAGSLGTNSDYIGIDQVDYTPYVCPTLTLSPATTALPNAYYGTAYTGVNFSQTGALGAPTYTITAGSLPSGLTLSASGSLSGTPTVSGTFNFTVTVNDNSGCSTSRAYTMEVFAIQTVNLSALSGKKYGDSDFDLPATSSAGLVLSYSSDNPNVATISGNTVSIKAAGSTKITVTQAGDATYLPLNKEETFTVGKAILTVTPVNKEKTYDGLIYSDGYDFSYSGFVLGEDINDAAITGNISFTGTSQNATAAGNYPISVDISALSAANYEIQAGTSAQLTIKKRDINGSFVAEDKTYDGNRDAIITSRTVIPLTADNGKLSLTGGTALFDNAKAGTAITVKATGMVLSGDAAANYNLVSVADATANITARPLLVTATGINKVYDGIPVAEVSLSIDKLGADDVIASYTAAAFNNKNVGDAKTVNVSGITIAGDDAANYTVASTAISSANITPKALTVNATGIQKTYDGTNEATVNLDTDKLTADDVTAAYTNAVFDNKKIGVNKPVNVSGITLSGDDAGNYTYNITANTTAEITARTLMVTATGNSKIYNGNSIATVNLSTNKLTADDVIAVYTNAVFDNKNAGIDKAVTVNGISIVGNDATNYTANTTASAVANITAKTLTVTATGNNKIYDGTTVATVNLNTDKLAADNLTVNYTTATFNNKNVGTGKTVSVSGISISGDDAINYVPNTTTVTTAAITVKSLTIIADNKEKFEGENNPGLTASYNGFVPGEDKTVLTVQPNLSTTATANSLMGSYIISVSGASAQNYSISYQSGILTVKPGAPTSVSLSSTILYENQATGTVAGVLSSTSHSSTAVFTYSLVPGQGDTDNSRFTINGNQLQTAQPLDYEGKQSYSVRVRSITQYGFWLDETFTIAIHDVNEAPTIDAIGNQIICYTTVEQQVSLTGVTAGPEIGQTLTITASSDSPTLLSNLTVNNNQLRYRVTEGQSGMATITVKVKDNGGTANGGVDETVRTFTITVNPLPVNTIVSDKGTSISKGETAVLTVSSNNGTSYSWTTANGIISGQNSTVLTVRPMETTTYTVTVRNANGCESISTITLGVKEDYMAVQAENFLTPNGDGVNDNWVIKNIDAYPNHTLSIYDRSGKELYKVRNYQNDWNGTFNGMPLAEGTYYYIIRFDQNQPSLKMAKGFITIVRSK; from the coding sequence ATGCTAAAAAATCTAAAAATTAAATTCCGGCTTTTGATCGGAATACTTTTACTTCTGTTTCAGGTAAATAGTTCTTTTGGGCAATCTTTTACAGAAAGCTTCGATGATATCTCTACACTGGCTGGCAATGGTTGGGTTATCCAGAACAACAGTTCACCCGTAGGAAGTCTTAGCTGGTTTCAGGGAACAGCAACAACGGCAACTCCAACTCCGGGGCCTTTCAACTCCTACAATGGAGCTGCAAACGCATACATCTCCGCGAACTTTAACAGTACAGGTAGTACGGGGACAATTAGCAATTGGCTAATTACTCCAAACAGAACATTACGAAATGGAGACGTGTTCACTTTTTACACCCGAAAACCAACCATCGGTGGCGGTCAGACAGATTATCCTGATCGTCTGGAAGTGCGTATGAGCACAAATGGTGCAAGTACAAATGCTGGAGCTAATGCTGCTCAAACAGGAGATTTCTCTACACTTCTGTTAAGCGTCAACCCAACATTAGTTGCAAATGTTTATCCACAGGTTTGGACGCAATACACCATTACTATTTCAGGGCTTCCGGCTCCTACTTCAGGACGAATTGCATTTCGCTACTTTGTGACGGGTGCAGGAAGCTTAGGTACAAATTCAGATTATATTGGAATTGATCAGGTAGATTATACCCCTTATGTATGTCCTACGCTTACTCTAAGTCCTGCGACAACTGCGTTGCCCAATGCCTATTACGGTACTGCTTACACCGGTGTTAATTTCAGTCAGACAGGCGCTTTGGGAGCGCCTACCTATACAATAACGGCGGGTAGTTTACCCTCTGGATTAACCTTATCTGCATCAGGTTCCTTATCCGGAACGCCTACGGTTTCGGGAACTTTTAATTTCACCGTCACTGTAAATGATAACAGTGGATGTTCTACCTCCAGGGCTTATACTATGGAAGTTTTTGCCATTCAGACTGTAAACCTAAGCGCACTCAGTGGCAAAAAGTATGGCGATTCAGATTTTGATCTTCCTGCAACCTCAAGTGCAGGTTTAGTATTGTCTTATTCTTCAGACAACCCAAATGTGGCCACTATTTCAGGTAATACAGTATCTATAAAGGCTGCAGGCTCCACTAAAATTACAGTTACCCAGGCAGGAGATGCAACCTATCTTCCGCTTAATAAAGAGGAAACTTTTACGGTTGGAAAAGCTATATTGACTGTAACGCCAGTCAATAAAGAAAAGACTTATGATGGGTTAATCTACAGCGATGGGTATGATTTTTCTTATAGTGGTTTTGTTCTTGGAGAAGATATTAATGATGCAGCGATAACAGGCAATATCTCTTTTACAGGTACATCACAAAACGCAACGGCTGCAGGAAATTATCCTATATCGGTAGATATTAGTGCTTTGAGTGCTGCTAATTATGAAATACAAGCAGGAACATCGGCACAGTTGACTATTAAAAAAAGGGATATAAATGGTAGTTTCGTTGCAGAAGACAAAACCTATGATGGCAATAGAGATGCGATAATTACATCCAGAACAGTTATTCCATTGACGGCAGATAATGGGAAGTTAAGTCTGACGGGTGGAACAGCATTGTTTGATAATGCCAAAGCAGGAACTGCTATAACTGTTAAGGCAACAGGTATGGTACTTTCAGGAGATGCGGCAGCAAACTATAATTTGGTGAGCGTTGCAGATGCCACAGCAAATATTACAGCCCGGCCTTTATTGGTTACAGCTACAGGCATTAATAAGGTTTATGACGGTATTCCCGTTGCTGAGGTAAGTTTAAGTATTGATAAATTAGGAGCAGATGATGTTATAGCAAGTTATACAGCGGCGGCTTTTAACAATAAAAATGTCGGAGATGCAAAGACGGTGAATGTAAGTGGAATTACAATAGCTGGAGACGATGCTGCTAATTATACGGTTGCTTCTACAGCAATTTCCTCAGCTAATATTACTCCTAAAGCACTCACAGTAAACGCAACGGGTATCCAAAAGACTTATGATGGTACTAATGAGGCTACGGTAAATCTGGATACAGATAAATTGACAGCCGACGATGTGACAGCAGCTTATACAAATGCCGTATTTGATAATAAAAAAATAGGTGTTAATAAACCAGTAAACGTGAGCGGGATTACACTAAGTGGAGATGATGCGGGAAATTATACGTACAATATTACTGCAAATACTACTGCTGAAATTACGGCAAGAACCTTAATGGTCACTGCTACTGGAAACAGTAAGATCTACAATGGTAATTCGATTGCCACAGTAAATCTGAGTACAAATAAATTAACAGCAGACGATGTGATAGCTGTTTATACAAATGCGGTATTTGATAATAAAAATGCCGGTATAGATAAAGCCGTAACTGTAAATGGAATCTCTATAGTTGGAAATGACGCCACAAACTATACTGCAAATACTACGGCGAGCGCTGTTGCTAATATTACCGCAAAGACTTTAACGGTGACGGCCACTGGAAATAACAAAATTTATGATGGAACTACGGTAGCGACAGTAAATCTGAATACGGATAAATTAGCTGCAGATAATTTGACGGTAAATTATACCACTGCAACATTCAATAACAAAAATGTAGGAACAGGCAAAACCGTAAGTGTAAGTGGTATTAGCATAAGTGGGGACGATGCTATCAATTATGTCCCAAATACTACCACTGTAACAACAGCTGCGATTACAGTAAAGTCTTTGACTATAATAGCGGATAATAAGGAAAAATTTGAAGGAGAAAATAACCCTGGGCTTACAGCGAGCTATAATGGTTTTGTGCCAGGTGAGGACAAGACAGTGTTAACGGTACAGCCCAATCTGTCTACTACAGCTACTGCTAATAGTTTAATGGGATCATATATCATTAGTGTTAGTGGAGCTTCAGCACAGAATTATAGTATCAGTTACCAGTCGGGAATTTTAACCGTAAAGCCAGGGGCACCAACGAGTGTAAGTTTATCATCGACAATATTATACGAGAATCAAGCTACAGGGACAGTCGCAGGAGTATTAAGCAGTACCTCACATAGTTCCACAGCTGTCTTTACTTATAGTTTAGTTCCTGGACAGGGAGACACTGACAATAGCAGGTTTACGATTAATGGCAACCAATTGCAAACGGCCCAACCATTAGATTATGAGGGAAAGCAAAGTTACAGCGTGAGGGTACGTAGTATCACGCAGTACGGCTTCTGGCTGGATGAGACCTTTACTATAGCTATCCATGATGTAAACGAAGCACCAACGATAGATGCGATAGGCAACCAGATAATTTGTTACACCACGGTAGAACAGCAAGTGAGCCTGACAGGAGTTACTGCCGGCCCTGAAATAGGGCAAACCCTTACAATAACCGCCAGTAGTGATAGTCCAACTCTGCTAAGTAATCTGACGGTGAACAACAATCAATTGAGATATCGTGTAACAGAAGGGCAGAGCGGTATGGCGACCATTACGGTTAAGGTCAAAGATAATGGCGGTACGGCCAACGGAGGTGTAGATGAAACTGTTAGAACTTTTACAATCACAGTGAACCCATTACCGGTAAACACGATAGTGAGTGACAAAGGAACCAGTATCAGTAAAGGAGAAACAGCGGTACTTACCGTAAGCAGCAACAACGGTACAAGCTACAGCTGGACGACGGCAAACGGTATCATCAGCGGTCAGAACAGCACTGTGTTAACGGTCCGTCCAATGGAGACCACTACCTATACAGTAACGGTAAGGAATGCCAATGGATGTGAGAGTATTTCAACCATCACCCTGGGAGTGAAAGAAGATTACATGGCGGTACAGGCCGAAAACTTCCTGACGCCAAACGGAGATGGAGTGAATGACAATTGGGTAATCAAGAACATTGATGCCTATCCGAACCATACGCTTTCGATCTATGACAGGTCAGGAAAAGAACTATACAAAGTTCGTAACTATCAAAACGATTGGAACGGTACCTTTAATGGGATGCCACTGGCCGAAGGAACGTATTACTACATCATCCGCTTCGACCAGAACCAACCGAGCTTGAAAATGGCAAAAGGATTTATAACGATAGTGAGAAGCAAATAG
- a CDS encoding PorP/SprF family type IX secretion system membrane protein, whose protein sequence is MKRYIPIILLLTALGSVSKAQLNPLKSQYFQNEYLVNPAMAGNHGRPEVFLNYSNQWNKIDGAPVLGSISASMPINDKASFGANIISDKSGLIRKTQAMGSFSYKVPFAEDHALRFGVSLSWSQDRLDYGLATSSGINDTELAGYNNRENYLDGNLGITYQYRKLEAQFSYLNLNQKRYSDISTVDYATFYSSLSYKIRFDDSFGVKPMLSYRGIKNYENQWDVAAEWNADQLRFYTMYHSNRSITGGMGYLDRSGLTVSALYNSEPNTIRGFSGGIFDVVVGYRFNR, encoded by the coding sequence ATGAAAAGATACATACCCATAATATTATTACTGACAGCCCTAGGGAGTGTTTCAAAGGCACAGTTGAACCCCTTAAAAAGTCAGTACTTCCAGAATGAATACCTGGTAAATCCAGCAATGGCGGGCAATCATGGCAGACCGGAGGTTTTCCTGAACTATTCGAACCAGTGGAACAAGATAGACGGCGCACCGGTACTGGGATCAATATCAGCAAGCATGCCTATTAATGACAAAGCTTCATTTGGCGCAAATATCATCAGCGACAAGTCGGGGCTGATCCGCAAGACACAGGCAATGGGGAGCTTTTCCTATAAGGTACCTTTTGCAGAAGATCACGCGTTACGCTTTGGCGTATCATTAAGCTGGTCCCAGGACAGGTTGGACTATGGGCTTGCTACATCCAGCGGTATCAACGATACAGAATTGGCTGGCTATAACAACCGGGAAAACTACCTGGATGGGAACCTGGGTATAACCTATCAGTACAGGAAACTGGAGGCACAGTTCAGTTATCTAAACCTGAACCAGAAGCGTTACAGCGATATATCAACAGTGGATTATGCTACATTCTACAGTTCATTGAGCTATAAGATCAGGTTTGACGATAGCTTTGGGGTAAAGCCCATGCTGTCCTATCGAGGGATAAAGAACTATGAAAACCAGTGGGATGTTGCAGCGGAATGGAATGCGGATCAGTTACGTTTCTACACCATGTACCATAGCAACAGGAGCATTACAGGCGGGATGGGTTATCTGGACAGAAGTGGCCTTACGGTCTCGGCTCTTTACAATTCCGAACCCAATACGATAAGAGGTTTCAGCGGTGGTATCTTTGATGTTGTGGTAGGATATAGGTTTAATCGCTAA